In the genome of Saprospira sp. CCB-QB6, one region contains:
- a CDS encoding GTP cyclohydrolase, with amino-acid sequence MRFNLTLIFCVFVGSFSLNAQATLQPTEPSAKIEEVYGTNYQQQNPGIYAQLQDLLQRRVEYLNYPIEADEKFPKLSELPLRNKNNRNITRDQRFNQLTFNPLKYGIDLFPQTKKVYRFDNEPYLIVILPVK; translated from the coding sequence ATGAGATTTAACCTTACGTTAATTTTCTGTGTATTTGTAGGTTCCTTTAGCCTAAATGCACAAGCAACTCTCCAACCTACCGAACCTTCAGCCAAAATTGAGGAGGTTTATGGTACAAATTACCAACAACAAAATCCAGGTATTTATGCTCAGCTGCAGGACTTACTCCAGCGTCGGGTTGAATATTTAAATTATCCTATTGAGGCGGATGAGAAGTTTCCCAAATTGTCAGAATTGCCTCTGAGGAATAAGAACAATCGAAACATAACTAGAGATCAGCGATTTAACCAGCTTACATTCAATCCATTAAAATACGGAATAGACTTGTTTCCCCAGACAAAAAAGGTCTATCGATTTGATAATGAGCCATATTTAATTGTCATTCTCCCCGTAAAATAA
- a CDS encoding CUB domain-containing protein translates to MKNFYLFLCSIFFISLSFDASAQNRTMTDGGSITACSGTLLDPGGTGNYGNSELVTYTICSGSTDEVQLAFSSFSTESCCDDLTIYDGSSTSGTLIGTYAGTTNPGTITSTTGCLTLVFDSDGSVTSSGFEAAISCVPSGGGGGGGSSYTMTDGGSITACSGTLLDPGGTGNYGNSELVTYTICSGSTDEVQLAFSSFSTESCCDDLTIYDGSSTSGTLIGTYAGTTNPGTITSTTGCLTLVFDSDGSVTSSGFEATISCVPDLAGGITMSNGSTTSCSGTFTDDGGLSGNYSSSQTLVYTICPNAVNSKVQADFTSFELEDSYDFLEIFDGNSTSASSLGTYTGTTGPGLVSATPANTSGCLTFRFTSDGSTTEAGWVATVTCTNSCQTINSVLVSTSPAADADGVIRLCQGQTLSVVGSGTFSNSGAGATYDWDFGGGGTASGTSASYSYATAGSYELDLNITDTDGCVNDNVLDQVIEVSTTPTLTTTATPDPLCLGESSALDATVTMNTFVFNCAPPVSGTTFLPDGSGVSYSTSTTVDCYPAATTVTAATDIQSICVNMEHSYLGDLQMTIRCPNGQSTDLHTYPGGTSTFLGDPYDDVTSGPGVGYDYCFTNTATDLLVDGPTITSPIEGGNTVTPGDYLPSGSFADLVGCPLNGDWTIEITDNLGSDDGYIFSWQMGFGASIQAIGSFTPTIASQGWQAAADLNATSVTTADVTPTTTGTTCYTYEVVDNFGCTYTTDECVLVNALPTGAISGTTDICDGDNTTLTATGGTTYNWDNSLPTGASQTVSPLNTTTYTVTVTDANGCTTTAAETVNVTYNSTTPTIAPIAGTFCPNTDVVLSAAGGTAGTASDLYWYSGPNGSGTLLGIGSSINYTIPSGGSTVYVRREGSCNNTADDSEPILAKDYIYALNGTSTNTYCTDNLGWHHFYNGNEIIFSVRGDLSGAPAGYPIATIYDNGAYYQQTQGPATAADCSTGGTPGEERFEMERSWNLDFGGGAPIGGYEVRFYYQPAEKTAIETAAANWIASYPACAYTYKYATPNGFYWFKNSGSNYAAPLYDDTHYSASTGTTTNGVNYSEWTGIPGFSGGSGAIILIPDPLLNTEWSYLRAQAIGQIHRVYWGVAQEEEVSHYVVERSADGINFSDMTEVAAQGPSANELNYSADDIAPLEGMNYYRVRSFLANGETELSEVLALQFARPDQLVASFFPNPTKSELFYQVEGSMQETVEIQLYDLLGKKLISQMVQIQSGHNQLQINLPNDLPAGNYLIRAQHLESARSYTDKIQID, encoded by the coding sequence ATGAAAAATTTTTATCTGTTTTTATGTAGTATATTTTTTATAAGCCTTTCTTTTGATGCATCTGCGCAAAATCGTACGATGACAGATGGTGGAAGTATCACGGCTTGCTCTGGTACCTTATTGGATCCAGGTGGAACAGGAAATTATGGAAATAGCGAACTAGTTACTTATACGATTTGCTCGGGAAGTACTGATGAAGTACAACTGGCCTTTAGCTCATTTTCTACAGAAAGCTGTTGTGATGATCTGACAATTTATGATGGAAGCAGCACCTCAGGAACACTAATCGGTACTTATGCTGGGACAACAAACCCAGGTACAATTACATCTACCACAGGTTGCTTAACCTTGGTTTTTGACTCTGATGGATCAGTCACCTCTTCTGGTTTTGAAGCAGCTATTAGTTGTGTGCCCTCTGGTGGAGGAGGAGGTGGTGGAAGTAGCTATACTATGACAGATGGTGGAAGTATCACGGCTTGCTCTGGTACCTTATTGGATCCAGGTGGAACAGGAAATTATGGAAATAGCGAACTAGTTACTTATACGATTTGCTCGGGAAGTACTGATGAAGTACAACTGGCCTTTAGCTCATTTTCTACAGAAAGCTGTTGTGATGATCTGACAATTTATGATGGAAGCAGCACCTCAGGAACGCTAATCGGTACTTATGCTGGGACAACAAACCCAGGTACAATTACATCTACCACAGGTTGCTTAACCTTGGTTTTTGACTCTGATGGATCAGTCACCTCTTCTGGTTTTGAAGCAACTATTAGTTGTGTGCCAGATCTAGCAGGAGGAATTACTATGTCTAATGGAAGTACAACCTCTTGCTCTGGAACTTTTACCGATGATGGGGGACTATCAGGAAACTATAGTAGTAGTCAAACTTTAGTGTATACTATTTGTCCGAATGCCGTTAATTCTAAAGTACAAGCAGATTTTACGAGCTTTGAGCTAGAAGATAGTTACGATTTCTTAGAAATCTTTGATGGTAATTCAACTTCTGCTTCTTCTTTGGGAACCTATACTGGAACAACTGGGCCTGGCTTAGTATCAGCCACTCCTGCAAATACTTCGGGTTGCCTTACATTTCGATTTACTTCTGACGGCTCTACAACTGAAGCAGGTTGGGTGGCAACAGTGACTTGTACAAATAGTTGCCAAACAATAAACTCTGTACTAGTTTCTACTTCTCCAGCTGCTGATGCCGATGGAGTTATTCGCCTTTGCCAAGGCCAAACACTTTCTGTGGTAGGTAGTGGAACTTTCTCTAACTCTGGAGCAGGTGCAACTTATGATTGGGATTTTGGTGGTGGAGGAACGGCTTCGGGAACTTCAGCTTCTTATAGCTATGCTACAGCAGGTAGTTATGAACTTGACCTTAATATTACAGATACAGATGGTTGTGTAAATGATAATGTGCTCGACCAAGTAATAGAGGTTTCTACTACTCCTACTTTAACTACAACGGCTACTCCAGATCCTCTTTGTTTGGGAGAGAGCTCAGCCTTAGATGCGACAGTAACTATGAATACTTTTGTATTTAACTGTGCTCCCCCTGTGAGTGGAACTACTTTCCTACCTGATGGTTCTGGAGTGTCTTATTCTACTTCTACAACTGTAGATTGTTATCCCGCTGCAACTACGGTTACTGCTGCTACAGATATCCAAAGTATTTGTGTCAATATGGAACACTCTTATCTTGGTGACCTTCAAATGACGATTCGTTGTCCGAATGGCCAATCTACAGATTTACACACTTATCCTGGAGGTACTAGCACTTTTTTAGGTGATCCTTATGATGATGTGACTAGTGGACCTGGTGTAGGTTATGATTATTGCTTTACTAATACGGCTACAGATCTTTTAGTGGATGGACCTACTATTACATCACCTATAGAAGGAGGTAATACAGTCACCCCTGGCGACTATTTGCCTTCAGGAAGCTTTGCAGACCTTGTCGGCTGTCCGCTGAATGGAGACTGGACCATCGAAATTACAGATAATCTAGGCTCTGATGATGGATATATTTTTAGTTGGCAGATGGGTTTTGGTGCCTCTATTCAGGCTATTGGTAGCTTTACACCCACTATCGCTAGTCAAGGCTGGCAAGCGGCTGCAGATCTCAACGCTACCTCTGTTACCACTGCAGATGTAACTCCTACAACTACAGGTACTACATGTTATACCTATGAAGTTGTTGATAATTTTGGCTGTACTTATACTACGGACGAATGTGTACTCGTGAACGCTTTGCCCACTGGCGCAATTAGCGGAACAACCGATATTTGCGATGGAGATAATACCACGCTTACAGCAACTGGTGGAACTACCTATAACTGGGATAATAGTTTGCCCACTGGTGCTAGCCAAACCGTTTCTCCGCTAAATACAACTACTTATACGGTAACAGTAACTGATGCTAATGGCTGTACTACTACTGCAGCAGAAACAGTAAATGTTACTTATAACTCTACCACACCAACTATCGCTCCTATCGCAGGGACTTTCTGCCCCAATACCGATGTTGTCCTTTCTGCTGCTGGCGGAACAGCTGGAACAGCCTCTGACCTCTATTGGTATTCTGGCCCTAATGGCTCTGGTACTTTGTTAGGCATCGGTAGCTCAATTAACTATACAATTCCTTCAGGGGGTTCTACCGTTTATGTTCGCCGCGAAGGTAGTTGTAACAATACTGCAGATGATAGCGAACCCATTTTGGCTAAGGACTATATTTATGCCCTAAATGGAACCTCTACCAATACCTACTGTACTGACAACCTAGGCTGGCACCATTTCTATAATGGCAATGAAATCATTTTCTCTGTCCGAGGTGACCTTAGCGGAGCCCCCGCAGGCTATCCTATTGCTACTATTTATGATAATGGCGCCTATTACCAACAAACTCAAGGACCCGCTACTGCTGCCGATTGCTCTACAGGGGGAACTCCTGGTGAGGAACGCTTCGAAATGGAACGTAGCTGGAATCTAGACTTTGGTGGTGGTGCTCCTATCGGTGGCTATGAAGTACGTTTCTACTATCAGCCTGCAGAAAAAACGGCTATCGAAACGGCCGCAGCTAACTGGATCGCAAGCTATCCCGCCTGCGCTTACACTTATAAGTATGCTACTCCTAACGGCTTCTACTGGTTCAAAAACTCAGGAAGTAATTATGCCGCTCCACTCTATGATGATACACATTATAGTGCTAGCACAGGAACTACCACCAATGGGGTAAACTACTCTGAATGGACGGGGATTCCTGGCTTCTCTGGCGGATCTGGCGCAATTATCCTAATTCCTGATCCACTACTGAATACCGAATGGAGCTATCTCCGCGCTCAAGCTATCGGCCAAATACACCGCGTCTACTGGGGCGTGGCCCAAGAAGAAGAAGTGTCACATTATGTTGTGGAACGTTCTGCCGATGGAATTAACTTTAGCGATATGACGGAGGTAGCCGCTCAAGGCCCTTCTGCTAACGAGCTAAATTATAGCGCCGACGATATCGCTCCTCTAGAAGGAATGAATTACTACCGTGTAAGAAGCTTCCTCGCTAATGGCGAAACCGAACTTTCTGAGGTGCTTGCCCTTCAATTCGCTCGCCCAGATCAATTGGTCGCTAGCTTCTTCCCCAATCCTACCAAATCGGAACTCTTCTACCAAGTAGAGGGAAGTATGCAGGAAACGGTAGAAATCCAACTATACGATCTATTGGGCAAAAAGTTGATTAGCCAAATGGTCCAAATCCAAAGCGGACACAACCAATTGCAAATCAACCTTCCCAATGACCTACCCGCAGGCAATTACTTAATCCGTGCTCAGCACCTTGAGTCTGCCCGCAGCTATACCGACAAAATTCAAATTGACTAG
- a CDS encoding DUF4846 domain-containing protein — MKKPFALALAGLIFGACQETPKTISSQQEEAAQRAIPVVNQAPSQKDSLQFPWLAQPIFAERLADAFSPPKGFSWVSAPKGSFGAWLADLPLYEKGYKVHLYHGAEKPYQAGAARVIQIDVGQSDLQQCADAVMRLYAEYAYAKKDYEAIFFNFTSGDRVRFSDWARGKKPIVKGNRVYFSEAKGQVDYSYKNFRSYMQRIFMFAGTASLAAELPKRPLAQLEAGDLFLQGGFPGHAVLVMGVAKDQNGQKKFLLAQSYMPAQEIHLLRNLQAGGSPWFSLAEDEILYTPEWNFAVGSLHSFSGRK; from the coding sequence ATGAAAAAACCATTTGCCTTAGCTTTAGCAGGACTAATTTTTGGCGCCTGCCAAGAAACGCCCAAAACCATATCTTCACAGCAAGAAGAAGCAGCTCAAAGGGCCATTCCGGTGGTCAACCAAGCCCCTAGCCAAAAAGATAGCCTGCAATTCCCTTGGCTAGCGCAACCCATCTTTGCCGAGCGACTGGCCGATGCTTTTTCCCCACCAAAAGGGTTTAGTTGGGTATCTGCGCCCAAAGGCAGTTTTGGCGCTTGGTTAGCTGATTTGCCGCTTTATGAAAAAGGCTATAAGGTCCATTTGTATCATGGGGCCGAAAAACCCTATCAGGCGGGAGCGGCCAGAGTGATTCAAATTGATGTGGGCCAATCTGATTTGCAACAATGCGCAGATGCCGTCATGCGGCTCTATGCCGAATATGCCTATGCAAAAAAAGATTATGAAGCCATTTTCTTCAACTTTACTTCTGGCGACCGGGTCCGCTTTTCGGATTGGGCCAGGGGCAAAAAACCAATAGTTAAGGGCAATCGAGTTTATTTTTCTGAAGCTAAGGGCCAAGTAGATTATAGTTATAAAAACTTTCGGAGCTATATGCAGCGGATATTTATGTTTGCGGGTACAGCCTCTTTAGCTGCCGAATTGCCCAAACGCCCTTTGGCCCAATTAGAAGCTGGAGATTTGTTTTTGCAAGGGGGATTTCCAGGGCATGCCGTCTTAGTTATGGGGGTAGCCAAGGACCAAAATGGCCAAAAGAAATTCTTATTGGCCCAAAGTTATATGCCGGCTCAAGAGATTCATTTGTTGCGCAATCTGCAAGCTGGGGGAAGTCCATGGTTTTCTTTGGCCGAAGATGAGATTTTATATACTCCAGAGTGGAACTTTGCAGTAGGTAGCCTACATAGCTTTTCGGGTAGAAAATAG
- a CDS encoding CHAT domain-containing protein, with product MKTLFSLVFLIPLSLFAQISDQPFEEMAQKGEYDKMIQLAQKQLKTPKISAREKARLRFFLAWGLDEGKGEDSLALKEYLAAEQWQKEQPQALKDYAKTLELLGNFYIQKRSEFGQALPRLQALKQAYVELQESDSLSIDNDFNIAYCFRMLEKGEESSRIYNSLVQKLSGLPKAERSILPRVYKELANLALEKDELDQALLLFQRALLSAKETFGEKSIAYASQLNSLATYYYRLELYDEAEPLLLEALKIYKTQNIQDKRYAAALGNLGALYIELDRLHDALPLMQEAAEIEKALLGEQNIDYATSLNNIGAVYMRLGNFEKSLAAIQQSVAIIKKTKGSSHGSYVNNLSNLAYVYTVAKKYELADAAYQEVLEWVRKNRGDRSLTYARILYDYAILWEAKGDVDRAIAINRDILSIQETVLGPDSPKLLRSKNSLAIYLFAAQQDEEALAYIDQVVRHCTNKSVGLKDEAQWQQQILEHAPLINTDLLKSLELYYTYLQRTQPSNYQKRLDQIEQTAISLLENERKNMSAEADKLQSLKTQQKWVVRASEQAMTEKDWARAFSYSDFNKTVLLRQHLAQKAGRSLSNLPKEWQEKQRQLEDNWKSIRIAADKTFDAKQKDSLLIAANEAKLQLEELRLDLNQKYPQAAQLEEINWLDKTKLQAELQEGEAILNYLVQPSKIYIFLLPKKGNLVAKTIPIELDQLNKSINNFRKSLSDYPFIQSDSAQARALFLKEGQALYQQLVAPVLAQQKGIQQLLIIPDAALAHIPFEALLNKAPKANSSYAELPYLIKDYAIYYNYSLALWQENNQQKPQNNGQFLGVAASYEGQTNQAGALRSMQEQRLRSHLSPLPAARQEIDFLAQEFSGQFLYDSLANEANFKRLAPNFAVIHLAMHGLLRPRQPLLSALAFSENYDSIENNFLEAHEIAKMNLQADLLVLSACETGLGKFQEGNGIASLARSFMYAKVPALLVSLWQVNDLSTAYLMQEYYKNLAAGNSKSQALQQAKLNYLQHAEGLAQHPAFWAAFIQLGNDKPLQLQPDFWSSKLILLATIFSSGLSILILLYIVLRWKKKDQKAGLYQK from the coding sequence ATGAAAACCTTATTTAGTCTAGTTTTTTTAATTCCGCTATCTTTATTTGCCCAAATTTCTGATCAACCTTTTGAGGAAATGGCCCAAAAAGGGGAATATGACAAGATGATCCAACTTGCTCAAAAACAACTAAAAACCCCTAAAATATCGGCTAGAGAAAAAGCTCGTTTACGGTTTTTCTTAGCTTGGGGCTTAGATGAGGGAAAAGGCGAAGATAGTCTGGCGCTAAAGGAATATTTGGCGGCCGAGCAATGGCAAAAAGAGCAACCCCAAGCATTAAAAGATTATGCAAAAACCTTAGAGTTATTGGGGAATTTTTATATTCAAAAACGGTCAGAATTTGGGCAGGCGCTTCCTCGTCTGCAAGCGTTAAAACAAGCTTATGTAGAGCTTCAAGAGTCTGATAGCCTAAGCATAGACAATGACTTTAACATTGCTTATTGTTTTCGCATGTTAGAAAAGGGGGAAGAATCTAGTCGCATATATAATAGCTTGGTCCAAAAGCTTTCCGGCTTGCCCAAAGCAGAACGCTCCATTCTTCCTAGGGTTTATAAAGAATTGGCCAATTTGGCCTTAGAAAAAGATGAGCTAGATCAAGCACTGCTACTATTTCAACGAGCCTTGCTTTCGGCTAAAGAAACTTTTGGAGAAAAAAGCATCGCTTATGCCAGCCAACTCAATAGTTTAGCGACCTACTACTACCGCCTAGAATTATATGATGAAGCCGAGCCCCTTCTGCTAGAGGCGCTTAAAATTTATAAAACTCAAAACATTCAGGACAAACGATATGCTGCGGCCTTAGGCAATTTGGGAGCCCTTTATATTGAGCTTGATCGTTTACATGATGCCCTGCCCTTGATGCAAGAAGCTGCCGAAATTGAAAAAGCGCTTCTAGGGGAACAAAATATAGACTATGCCACAAGTCTGAATAATATTGGTGCCGTTTATATGCGTTTGGGAAACTTTGAAAAAAGTTTAGCAGCTATTCAACAATCTGTAGCGATTATTAAGAAGACTAAAGGAAGTAGCCACGGTAGTTATGTCAATAATTTATCAAATCTAGCTTATGTGTATACTGTAGCTAAAAAATATGAGCTAGCGGATGCCGCTTATCAAGAGGTATTGGAGTGGGTACGCAAAAATCGAGGAGATAGAAGTCTAACCTACGCTCGTATTTTATATGACTATGCCATTTTGTGGGAAGCTAAAGGGGATGTAGACAGAGCAATTGCCATCAATCGAGATATTTTAAGCATTCAGGAGACGGTATTAGGCCCTGATAGCCCAAAACTTTTGCGAAGCAAAAATAGCTTGGCCATTTACCTCTTTGCGGCCCAACAAGATGAGGAAGCCTTGGCCTATATTGACCAAGTGGTTCGACATTGTACCAATAAAAGTGTAGGATTAAAGGATGAAGCCCAATGGCAACAGCAAATCTTGGAGCACGCTCCTTTAATCAATACTGATTTGCTCAAAAGCTTAGAGCTTTATTATACCTATTTACAGCGAACACAACCCTCAAACTACCAAAAACGCTTGGACCAAATTGAGCAAACGGCCATCTCCCTGCTGGAAAATGAACGCAAAAACATGAGTGCCGAAGCTGATAAACTACAGAGTTTAAAAACACAGCAAAAATGGGTAGTTCGCGCTAGTGAACAGGCTATGACTGAAAAAGACTGGGCTCGTGCCTTCAGCTATTCTGATTTTAACAAAACGGTCTTGTTACGCCAACATTTGGCCCAAAAAGCAGGCCGCAGCCTTAGCAATCTTCCCAAAGAATGGCAGGAAAAACAGCGTCAATTAGAGGATAATTGGAAATCTATCCGAATTGCAGCAGACAAAACATTTGATGCAAAGCAAAAAGATAGTTTGCTTATTGCTGCCAATGAAGCCAAATTACAACTAGAAGAATTACGCCTTGATTTAAACCAAAAATATCCTCAAGCCGCTCAATTAGAAGAAATTAACTGGCTAGACAAGACTAAACTTCAAGCTGAGCTACAAGAAGGAGAAGCTATTCTCAATTATTTGGTCCAACCCTCAAAAATATATATCTTTTTACTCCCCAAAAAGGGAAATTTGGTTGCTAAAACAATCCCTATCGAGCTAGACCAACTGAATAAAAGTATTAACAATTTTAGAAAGAGTCTAAGTGATTATCCTTTTATCCAATCGGACTCAGCCCAAGCACGAGCGCTTTTTTTAAAAGAAGGTCAAGCACTTTACCAACAGCTTGTTGCTCCAGTTTTAGCACAACAAAAGGGCATCCAACAACTACTGATTATTCCAGATGCAGCTCTTGCTCATATTCCTTTTGAGGCCCTACTAAACAAAGCGCCTAAGGCCAATAGCAGTTATGCTGAACTGCCTTATTTGATTAAAGACTACGCTATTTACTATAATTATTCGCTAGCGCTTTGGCAAGAAAACAACCAACAAAAACCTCAGAATAATGGACAGTTTTTAGGGGTTGCGGCTAGCTATGAAGGCCAAACTAATCAAGCTGGCGCTTTACGCTCAATGCAAGAGCAGCGCTTGCGCTCCCATTTGAGTCCTCTACCTGCCGCTCGCCAAGAAATTGATTTTTTGGCCCAAGAGTTTTCTGGCCAATTCCTCTATGATAGCCTCGCCAATGAAGCCAATTTTAAACGATTAGCCCCAAATTTTGCAGTCATCCACTTGGCTATGCACGGCCTGCTCCGCCCCCGACAACCACTCTTGTCGGCCCTAGCCTTTAGCGAAAATTATGATTCGATAGAAAATAACTTTTTGGAGGCGCACGAGATTGCAAAAATGAACCTACAAGCCGATTTACTGGTCCTTTCGGCCTGTGAAACTGGCTTGGGAAAGTTCCAAGAAGGTAATGGAATTGCCTCTTTGGCCCGCTCATTTATGTATGCTAAAGTGCCCGCTCTACTGGTCTCGCTCTGGCAAGTCAACGACCTGAGCACCGCCTATTTGATGCAAGAATACTATAAAAATTTAGCTGCCGGGAACAGCAAATCCCAAGCCCTTCAACAGGCCAAGCTCAATTACCTACAACATGCCGAAGGCCTGGCCCAACACCCTGCCTTTTGGGCCGCCTTTATTCAACTAGGTAACGACAAGCCCCTTCAATTACAGCCTGATTTTTGGAGCAGCAAACTGATCCTATTGGCCACTATTTTTTCTAGCGGTTTATCTATTCTCATTTTACTCTACATTGTTTTGCGCTGGAAGAAAAAGGATCAAAAAGCAGGTTTATATCAAAAGTAA
- a CDS encoding ATP-dependent helicase: MSDYLSGLNDIQYKAVTHINGPLLVIAGPGSGKTRVLTYRIAHLVKTGIPPWEILALTFTNKAAREMKERISGVVGDKANQIWAGTFHSIFARILRSEAEKIGFPSNFSIYDASDAKSAITAIIKAQGLDPKVYVANRVYSRISMAKNQLVSPQAYATDPDRIMQDKQAKMPYIYKIYDLYVKKCAQSGAMDFDDLLYQMHRLLEQNPDNVVEKYRKKFKYVLVDEFQDTNSLQYGIIQLLVNYPGSPRNICVVGDDAQSIYAFRGATIQNILDFERDYPELVVYKLEQNYRSTNYIVQAANDVIAYNSKQIRKKIFTDKGTGEQIKVMRAVTDKEEARLVAESIVEMKNRLHLKNEDFAILYRVNAQSRVFEEALKNKRLAYKVYGGMSFYERKEVKDTLSYLRTIINPKDEEALARIVNYPVRGIGDTSLTKLRAAAAERGLGLWEALKAAPQLGIGGRAGRSMVEFAAMIETFQRWAEDDDAYELAKRVVRMTGINDHLKKDKTAEGQARVDNVQELLDGIKSFVEEDEVDELLDDVQDKSLTSYLQNIALITDFDNDANENDRVKLMSVHAAKGLEFPAVYIVGLEENLFPSTMALKAKDSRSATDEERRLFYVAITRAEQYLTLSYASSRYRFGKMQYNNSSRFLEEISPSCLALAQPMGNRATVSGVNRYQNSRPMANSGRQLRKSELPKIKDFQPSPVQKLLPGVKVMHERFGKGKIIAVDGGDKKVATILFGERIGEKRIMLKYAKLMIVD; the protein is encoded by the coding sequence ATGAGTGATTATTTATCAGGATTAAACGATATACAATATAAGGCGGTCACGCATATCAACGGCCCTTTGCTGGTGATTGCTGGCCCTGGATCGGGAAAAACGCGGGTATTGACTTATCGCATTGCGCATTTGGTCAAAACAGGGATCCCGCCTTGGGAGATTTTGGCGCTTACCTTTACCAACAAGGCTGCTCGAGAGATGAAAGAGCGGATTTCGGGGGTAGTTGGCGATAAGGCCAATCAAATTTGGGCGGGAACTTTCCACTCCATTTTTGCTCGGATTCTGCGTTCGGAGGCTGAGAAAATTGGTTTTCCCTCCAATTTTTCGATTTATGACGCCTCAGATGCCAAAAGTGCAATCACGGCCATTATTAAGGCGCAGGGTTTGGACCCCAAAGTATATGTGGCCAATCGAGTTTATAGTCGGATTTCTATGGCTAAAAACCAATTGGTTTCGCCTCAGGCTTATGCGACCGATCCCGATCGAATTATGCAGGACAAGCAGGCAAAAATGCCTTATATCTATAAAATATATGACCTTTATGTGAAGAAATGTGCGCAATCTGGTGCCATGGATTTTGATGATTTGTTGTATCAGATGCACCGATTGTTGGAGCAAAATCCCGACAATGTGGTGGAAAAATACCGCAAGAAATTTAAATACGTTTTGGTAGATGAGTTTCAGGATACCAACTCTTTGCAGTATGGAATTATCCAGTTGTTGGTGAATTATCCAGGCAGTCCCAGAAATATTTGTGTGGTAGGCGATGATGCGCAGTCTATTTATGCTTTTCGGGGGGCGACCATTCAGAACATTTTGGATTTTGAGCGAGATTATCCCGAACTAGTGGTGTATAAATTGGAGCAAAACTACCGTTCAACCAATTATATTGTGCAGGCGGCTAATGATGTGATTGCTTATAACAGCAAGCAGATTCGCAAGAAAATCTTTACGGATAAGGGGACGGGCGAGCAGATTAAGGTGATGCGGGCCGTGACGGATAAGGAAGAGGCGCGTTTGGTGGCCGAGTCTATTGTAGAGATGAAAAATCGCTTACATCTGAAGAATGAAGACTTTGCGATTTTGTATCGGGTCAATGCGCAGTCGAGAGTATTTGAAGAAGCCTTGAAGAATAAGCGTTTGGCTTATAAGGTTTATGGGGGAATGTCTTTTTATGAGCGCAAGGAAGTAAAGGATACCCTTTCTTATTTGCGGACCATTATTAACCCCAAGGATGAGGAAGCTTTGGCTAGAATTGTCAACTACCCTGTTCGAGGCATTGGCGATACGAGCTTGACTAAGCTTCGGGCTGCTGCGGCTGAAAGAGGTTTGGGCCTATGGGAGGCCTTGAAAGCAGCTCCTCAATTGGGCATTGGGGGCCGTGCTGGCCGTTCTATGGTAGAATTTGCGGCCATGATAGAAACCTTTCAGCGTTGGGCCGAAGATGATGATGCCTATGAGTTGGCCAAAAGAGTGGTTCGGATGACAGGCATTAACGATCATCTCAAAAAGGACAAAACAGCAGAAGGGCAGGCTCGGGTAGATAATGTTCAGGAGCTATTGGACGGAATCAAGTCCTTTGTAGAAGAGGATGAAGTGGATGAGCTGCTTGATGACGTTCAGGATAAAAGCTTGACCAGTTATTTGCAGAATATTGCCCTAATTACAGATTTTGACAATGATGCGAATGAAAACGATCGAGTTAAGTTGATGTCGGTACATGCGGCCAAGGGTTTGGAGTTCCCCGCTGTATATATTGTGGGCCTAGAAGAGAATTTATTCCCTTCTACTATGGCCTTAAAAGCTAAAGATAGCCGTTCGGCTACGGATGAAGAGCGCCGCTTGTTTTATGTGGCGATTACTCGGGCCGAACAATACCTAACGTTATCTTATGCTTCTAGTCGCTATCGTTTTGGAAAAATGCAGTACAACAACTCCAGCCGCTTTTTAGAGGAGATTTCTCCTTCTTGTTTGGCCTTGGCCCAACCTATGGGGAATCGAGCAACAGTTTCTGGTGTAAATCGCTATCAAAATAGCCGCCCAATGGCCAATTCTGGCCGACAATTACGCAAAAGTGAATTGCCGAAAATCAAAGATTTTCAGCCAAGTCCTGTGCAAAAGCTATTACCTGGGGTAAAAGTGATGCACGAGCGTTTTGGCAAGGGCAAAATTATAGCAGTGGATGGGGGCGACAAGAAAGTAGCCACTATCTTATTTGGTGAACGAATTGGCGAAAAGCGCATTATGCTTAAATACGCCAAACTTATGATTGTAGACTAA